The genomic region AGTGTCACCATTGGGAATCCAGCttcttcacactgaacctttaacttcaTATTTAGTCATTATTGGACCAAAATAAAGACACATTTGAAATTAACGTTTAACTCcaactactgtgtgtgtgtatgcgcgcTTTCTACACACTCTTAGATTGTATTTACATTCGTATCCATTTCCTTTTGCGCAGGCCCACACAGGCATGTTTGTGATCATCCTGAAAGCCACTCCATTAGGGATTATGTCTCATGTTGGACACGGGCGTTTCATTACATGaattcaaacacacaatcaataaTTCTTCCTCAGGCCCGCTGTATATGTCTGCCGACTCATACTCCTGTAGTGGAAATCTGTGTGACCTCAGTCTGGAGGTCCTCATGAACTGTCCCCCCCGCCAACTGACCCACGCCTAGTCAGGCCGGCGGTCTCTCTGTCACCGCGGGAGAACAAATGGAGGCCGGCTCCCGCGTGCTGTTGCGCGCTCTAGTGAAGCTGCTCTGCTCCAGACGGGTGCGGTAGGGCAGGCAGAAGTCCCTGAAGCACCTCTTGAAGTTTTCGTCCAGGAAGGCGTACAGCACGGGGTTGAGGCTGCTGTTGGTGTAGCCCAGAGCGATGCACAGATGCCAGCTGGCCACTACCAGGGGGTCCTTGTGGTCAATATCCACCATTGTCTTGACAATGATGAAGATGTGGATGGGGGTCCAGCAGATGATGAAGGCCGCCACGACCACCAGGACCATGCGGGTGATCCGCCGCATGttcctgtctttctctttggAGCCGGAGAGGAGGCGGACACTCTTGAGCCGCAGGATCATCAGGCCGTAGCAGATGGTGATGACCAGGACGGGAACGACGAAGGCGAATATGAACACGCAGATTTTCATCACTGTGTCCCAGTACCACTCAGGTTTGGGAAATCGGAGTGTACAGGCGGTGGCTCCTGAGGATTTAAACAGTTAGAGGTTTAATAGGGAACCACGGGGAGAAGCTAATTCAAGTTAATCACCCAGTTCAAATGTTTTCTCTGTTACAGATGAATCCCCGAAATCAACACTTGACAACGAAGGTACCAAAAAGCATGTGAGGTCAGGTGACATTTTTATACACTATTGTCAGTCCTGCCACAATAAAGGCCCCTCACCTTTATCCGTCACCTTGGTCACAGCAGCGATCATCACAGGCACTCCGACCACAGAGGACAGGATCCAGATGCAGACGTTGATGAGCTTGGCCTTGGCGGGCGTGCGGAAGTCCAGGGCCCTCACCGGATGACACACAGCGATGTAGCGGTCCACGCTCATCATGGTGAGCGTGAAGATGCTGGTGAACATGTTGTAGTAGTCGATGCCGATGACCAGTTTGCACAGCAGCTCCCCGAAGGGCCACGTGCTCATCAGGTACTTGGCGCTCTGGAAGGGGAGCGTGCTGGTGGCGAGGGCGTCGGCGAGGGCCAGGTTGAAGATGTAGATGTTGGTAGCCGTCTTCATCTTGGTGTACCTGGTTGgttggaggagaagaaaataacaCTGAGCCGTTCTGATTGATTCTGTCTCTCATTCGACAGAAGCCGTTGCTAGTTGGATGGGGCCGAGTTTATTCCAAGGTCTGCCGGCTGCTTTGTGCCAATGAAGACGCTTCCATTTCCATGAAAATATTTCAAGGTTATAAGccaatttattatttgatttaatcagTTTCCCCCCTCAAACCAATTATCCACGATTTCCCCCTTGATACAATATTGAGATTGAATGAGCTTTTCAGACGCTTAATGTTTTTATGGCATTACACTGAATGCCTGAGAGCCCCTCTCCTCTGCCAAAGTGACTGTAAACCTCCATTAAACTGCACTTCTATCCGATGAATCGATTCCCACTGAAAAATCCTACAAAACATCTCCTTGGTTTCAGATCCTCtgaacatgtttttcttctttgcgGCCAGCCTTGTCTGAATGGCAGCCGAACAGTTGTCTGCCTGTTTGAAGATGGATTCTTCCACCTCAGTCCACAGTGGTCGGacaaatttaattaaactgCAGCAACGGGCTGTAAAAGGATGAGGGGAGACAAAGGGATGTCTTTACATTTTCTCCTAATCCACCACATAATTACAGGCCATGCAGGGATCTTTGCAAGGAAAGAGTGAGGCCATAATGTCTTTTGTATTCACTTTGTTTGATTATTGGGAAATTAATCTTAAAAGCATCAATTCAGGAATTGGAGAGGCAGCTCAGGGGGATGATGACAGGGGAGGTCCAACCGTCAACTCGCTTCAGATTTATCAGCATCAAACCGTCAGGACACAAATCATCAATACATTTACACATGATTAATGTGTACACGCCATCTTTCTGTAATACAAATTATGAAGACGGCTAATTTCAACCCTGAGCTGGAGAGCTGCACCGCCCTCCTCTCAAATGTgtaggaggtgtgtgtgtgtgagtgtgtgtgtgggtgcgtctGAGTGCCTCTCAGACGCACTGGAATTGTTGTGGCCAATTATAAAAGACAATCACAACGTTGTGTATTTATAGACGCATAGTTGTGTAACATTAGATTTATTCCAAGAAGTGAGTCTGTATGGTACTTAAAGGTGATATCGAATATTTCCACATgatataaaagtaaaacaatttCTATCCTGGACCAACGTTTCATTTGTGCCAGTTTTCACTGATCTGCGTGTTGCCGGCAGCAAATCCTACTTGAAAAAGCCAATAACTTGTCCTCTCTTATTCACTGGAattagtttgtgtttctttatgtAGATCTCTTGTCTCTTACCTGACCACCCCGTACATGACGAGCACGTTTCCCAGCAGTCCCACCACACAGATGAGCGAGTACAGAGTCGTGATGCACACGGCGATGATGAGACTTGAAGTGTCCCTGGCTGCAGCCCCGTTGGTCCGGTTGCTCCtggcaggcagcagcagcagctcctcggaGAACGTGACATTGAGCGGAGTTCCTGACACCGAGTAACGCTCGCTGAAAAGCCCCGGGTCGTCGGGGAGAAGAGTGGGGAACTCCATTGTTTGAATTCTCTCCAAAAATCAAGTGGGAAGACGGAGGTTTCAAAAGAAGGCGCACGAGAGCGCACGGAAACTGGAAGGGAAAATAGAGAGAGATGAGGCGACCAGCCgaaatattctctctctctctctctctctctctctctctctctctctctctctctctctctctctctctctctctctctctctctcagcctctctGTGGAGACTGTTTTCTCTGCCTAAAGGGAAACCATTTGTCAACCCGCTGTAATTAGATGTAGCACAGAATAATGCTTTTGTATTCTCGTTATTGGCTGTGATTAAAGAAAGAATGACCAGCCTCTTGATCCAACTGCTACCCGACTCCTCGTCAATGTCGACCAGAGCCAAAGAATCCAAGGATCTCTCCTGGTTGTATCTTTACAGCTCAATTAGAGTCGCCTGCAGGCATCGGGTCATTCCTCTGCTCATTGGCCCTTGAGGCACCTCCACTTCTTCTCTCCCACTCTCCATGGCCTTTGGCCTGTGGAAGCGGAGCTCCATTAGAGAGCTGGCTGTTATCAGGAGCCAGTCACCTCCCTGAAGTCGCCTCACTGAGACACAGGGAAGATGCTCTTGCCTGCCAGTAATGAAATATTCAATCCATAAAAAAGTGTGCGGGAGCAGATGCAAACTCTCTCAGACATCCCCTGGGAGGCGTGAAGGATTTTCAGCCATTCAAGATATAATTTATCAAAAGTCTAGGACAGGTCACATGACTTGATTCAGGTTATTTGTCATGTTGTGTCATCCTATTCAGAAATCAGCAAGTGGTGCACGACATGGTGACCAGCTAATGGCATATTAATCACACTTCttataaataaaactacagTAACATAGAACCATTGTACTTATTATGGCAACTTAATATGCTGATGAAAAAATTACTGCAATGGAGtttgttaatgttaatattcAGCACAATACAGATGTTGTCATGCACAGATATGTTAGGCTATGATACATTTCAAcagtacaataacaataacaaatatgTTATGTTACTTGTTAGGCCTAAATCAatgaatatacaatataaatgttACATATGCAGTAGTTGGTTGTCATAGGTATATTCTTCGATTCAATCATCAATTCAAAAACTAATATGTGTGATTTGCCATTTTGAGCCTGCATGTATTCCATATGCCGGTGCTGTAGAGATGTTACAGTTTGATTACATTATCTTTTACAACTCATTTCCCCTCCTGCCAATTTGAGTGTTAAGTCGGTGCTGACGgctcacagcagcagccaagtGTGTGAGTCCTGAAGTCAATCCTATACAATTTGTCTTGTCACCCTTTATATTTGCTGCCCGAGTAATTATGTTGGTATCAATTACATCTTCATGAGCAAACACATTGATGCAGGCACACAGACATGCAGGCTCCTTCATTTGAGAACCCTGTTTTCCTGTGGGATGCTATTTAATCAATGGCGCTCATATTTGCCCACCGCTCTCCTCGCAAAGATTGATTCTTATCAACCCTGGATAAGAGAGACTGTTACCATATTGTAATATGAAACACTCCGTCTGTTTTTTGAACGGATGGAagcatttaattattatttccaATATAATTCACCGCTTGACCTTCTCAGTTCACGCCCACGTGTCGCGTAAATCCTTGATTGCACAAATGTTTGACTCCAAAGCCGAGCAGGTGTccctttttacattttcatcaagCTCTCATTCATCCTGCCTTTTTTTTAACGTCCCATTCGTGCGAACATCTTGAACCATTAGGAACAAGCAGCTGCATGTGATCAGGTGTGTTCGCTGAAACTCTGGCGCCTGCACGCATAAGTCTGCAGCGTGTTTGAGAGCATCTCTCAGGTTTGAGTGTTTATCCGAACGCAAGACAGATTGAAACCCTCCCGTGGTCGTGTCTGTAGTGATCACAACTGCACCCATCTTAGTGCACTCTGCAAAGTGACCTTTACAAAATCCGCCTTTAACCAACCAGCATCAGCGTCACACAGAGCAGGGACGGTGAGAAGAATGGAGCCAGCTTGCCGATCAAAAGCTCCGAAGCCTCTCTCTTTACTGTTCCTTTTAAAGATAGATCATGTGCGTCCTTCTCACGTGAAGATTAGTAATTAGAATGATCAGGATCTTTTCGGTGAGTTAGCAAGCTCATTTTTCTCCTTCAATACCAGAGGTTATTGGTTACAAGTGGCTTCTGAATCGCTCTCTGACAATCCATCACCAAGTGAGCATAACCGTCAGAATGATCTTCAATACTGAGTATGGTGGCATAGGCAGATTATGACTCTATGAATGGCAATATGAGTCTGTTGGTTGTTCAGCTGTTCCATCGCTTTTGTCCAGACCGAAATATCTCGACACCTGTCAAATGAATTCCTATGAAATTTCATACAACAAGttatggtccccagaggatagaTCCTGATGGCTGTGGTGATCCTCTGAACTTCGTCTGAGTCCgatattttccatttttcatgAGGTTTCTTGACCACCAATGATTTAGGGTGATCCTCTGACCTTTccaattattattttacatacacaaaataatttgaattattgcTACATTTTGTAACAGAGTGTCATTTCAGTCCTTTAgcattttttaaagataaaatcAAACAATGACAGAGAAATAGAAGCAAAGGAAATATCTTCAAAATGTCAGAGTGTAACATGTGGTAAAGTAAGTGCAATCATTTTTACTAGATGAGGCAGGGAGGCAGCGGAGTGGAGGGGTCATGAGACTGACACCTCCAGACCACCACACCTCCAGAGGAGTTGACAGTAACTTCTGGTCTGTACAGTTACCTTAGCCTGCACATTGCACCTACACAGCTCGCCTCATACCACTCCATCCCTACAAGAATAGCCCAAGAGAGACAGCTCACCCCTCCTGGTGTGAAATGACTAACAGAACACTTCAGAAAGTAAATTGACCAAGTCTAATATCTGTTACAGCTGTATGACACCTGCCTCTGCTGCAGGCAGGATGGTGATGTGCAGGGTTACACAAGCCGGCTCTCCATCCCCTCCGATGAAGGGGACTCAGAATTCTATGATGTATGGGTGCTGGGCAGGTGCTTTGCGTAATGCTCTTTGCAGGCTGAGTGTACATGATGAGCCACATCTGTCTTTTTACACAATTTGGAGATGTGGTGGTAATGTATCataaaagagggagagatgtgTCTGGACGAACGGTAGCCGACACAAACAAATCGAGGCTCCTGtcgttgttgtgtttatgtttcctctTCCGCCCTCTGGGAGGATCGCTCATGATTAATCTGCGCGGGCTCGACATGATTACTCGCATCACTCTTCAGCTCAATGGAAACCTTGGGAAGCATTACGCTGCCTCTCTGAACACATCATGTTCATGGCAGGGAGAACAGAGTGCACACTTCTAAGTGGGCTCTCACTGTTGGGTTTTTGCATGAAAAAGATggagtgatgatgaagatgcatGTTGTCTAATGTTGACACAAGACAAGACGGCTGCTGCTGATTGATTCAATGTCAATGAATCATTTTTAATACGCTGCTGTGGCGTCTTCCATCGATCAAATTGTCATACTTGCAATCTTGTATTTTATACGTTACCACTGTAGTGTTTTATATCTGGCTTCAAGCTGCAATATCTCGTGTGATGCAGCATGTGTCTGATATATGCTGGTACTTTGTAACTTCTGAAaggtcagagagaaaaaaaggtggCATATCTTGATATTTCATTTCTCAGCGTTGCAGGTATCAGTGTCCAGACATTTTTGGATCACAGAAAATGTGCAAGAAAACCCATTAACTGAGGCTTTGTACTTATTTTTAAAGCTGCCTTGTGGgaattttacaaataaattaacctCTGTTGTATTCAAGCCAAAAAAGATTACACATTAAACTGATAGCTACCAAATAAATCTCTTTGGAGTGTACTAGATTTTAAATCATGGTGTCTGTGGCGAGACTTCCCGCGCTATGAACAAGAAGCAATGAGATTATCGACAACCAACAGAGTAGGCTCATGGACTGTACATGAAGATGTATAGATCATCTCAATTTCCTCCTTCTATCcagaaataaagccaaaatatcacagatatgactgctgccatcttgcaccagGGACATTATTTGTTGGGCCAGTAGCAGTAAGTAGGAGTATGGCATCCAAGAAAAGTTTCTGAAACTCCAGATTAAACAAATGAGGGATCACAGTCTAAAAAACATGGTGATTAATGGCGAGAGCAGCAAGTGTACTGAGAGTGAAGCAATGGGACTGGGGTCAGACACAGATGTTGCCTTACACACTGTTCGACAGCTTAAAtcatttcaatcaggagagacttgatttccaatttaccaatattatttttttacaaacGCACAGAAGAATGTGTATGTTTTacagtctttggcattttagacccctgtgagatgtcatcaggattagaagggggtggagcagagcatCGAACAGGAATACCCCTGGAGTCTAGACACTGGTGGAGGTTTATCGGTCCAACGTATGTTTGCAAGGCACATCTTATGCTCGTTTGTTCTATTGGACTCGTtgagtgtgacatcctctgccctcaacCCTCACAAGGGTAagggaaaacaacaaaaaaaaaccttgacagggaaaaatgtagaaacctcaggaagagccgcatgccagggatccctcttccaggatggacagaagtgcaatggatgccacgaTTAATAAGTATATTGTCAGGCCATCTTGTAGATTTTTATTCcgcgatcagctgccaccatgatcGGGTGTCCTCGATCCGTTGACATGATCCATGATCAGT from Pleuronectes platessa chromosome 10, fPlePla1.1, whole genome shotgun sequence harbors:
- the oprd1b gene encoding opioid receptor, delta 1b, with protein sequence MEFPTLLPDDPGLFSERYSVSGTPLNVTFSEELLLLPARSNRTNGAAARDTSSLIIAVCITTLYSLICVVGLLGNVLVMYGVVRYTKMKTATNIYIFNLALADALATSTLPFQSAKYLMSTWPFGELLCKLVIGIDYYNMFTSIFTLTMMSVDRYIAVCHPVRALDFRTPAKAKLINVCIWILSSVVGVPVMIAAVTKVTDKGATACTLRFPKPEWYWDTVMKICVFIFAFVVPVLVITICYGLMILRLKSVRLLSGSKEKDRNMRRITRMVLVVVAAFIICWTPIHIFIIVKTMVDIDHKDPLVVASWHLCIALGYTNSSLNPVLYAFLDENFKRCFRDFCLPYRTRLEQSSFTRARNSTREPASICSPAVTERPPA